Genomic window (Chryseobacterium bernardetii):
GTGGAAAGGCGGAGTCTTTCCAAATGCTCGTTGATGGAAGAGTCTTTTTCAACGAAACGGTCACTGCCGGGCAGATACATCTCAGGCTGAAAATAATCGTAATATGAGACAAAAAACTCAACAGCATTCTCTGGGAAAAATTGCTTCATTTCATCATATAGCTGAGCAGTCAAGGTCTTGTTAGGTGCAAGAATCAAGGTCGGACGCTTTAGCTGATGGATAATGTTGGCCATTGTAAAGGTCTTTCCTGAACCTGTGATACCTTTGAGTGTCTGGTGGGTCGCTCCAGATTCAATTCCCGAAACAAGTCTTGCGATAGCATCCGGCTGGTCTCCTGCTGGAATATACTTTGAGTGCAATATAAAAAGGCCTTTTGACATAAGTTTCCTGTTAGTTGGTTGTAACACAAATATAATTAAAAAACTGATTCACGGTTTGCCGGTGTTCCGGGAAAATCAATGTTTCATTTATCCGCAAACTAAACCTCCGGAATTTAATGTTTGACCAGCAGGTGTAAAATAGTTTGGTAAGGCCATAATGTGCGTTGGACTGTTATTGATCAGGCACAGTTACCTTTTTTCTGGGTTCAGCGACACCACTCCCTATACAATACAGTATTATTAAAATATAACCCGCTCTTTTACAGTGGTCAGGAAGGTCGCAAATGTATATTATATAATGTTATATGTATAATATCAGGCGTCTCAGGCAGCATAACTTTGTATTATCAAATCAGAGGATCTGGTGATAAAATATCCTTACTACAGAAAATGGAAGAGAATAGTTCAATAAACAATTTAAATATAATCCTGGATGAAATTAAAGCGATTTCATCAGTACTGAATCCGGTATCGCTACAGACACTGGAGGACAATTTAAAGAAAGCGGACCGTATATTTTTTGCAGGTGCCGGACGTACCGGTTTAGCACTGAAGATGGCTGCCATGAGATTTATGCATCTAGGCTTAAATGTATATGTTGTGGGTGAAACAACTACGCCCGCCATCTTAAAGGACGATCTTCTGCTGGTAGGCTCCGGTTCTGGAAGCACGCCGACACTTGTAATCGCCGCTGAAAAGGCAAAAAAACAACATGCAACTGTTATTGGCATTACAGCGGATTCGAATAGCAAAATTGCTAGCCTTTCAGACCATGTGGTGCTTGTTAACGCGGCGGTGAAGACGGACTTTGGAGAATCAGCGTCCCGTCAGTATGCCGGAAGTCTCTTTGAACAGTCTGTCCTTTTGGTCCTTGATGCTGTATTTATGACACTGTGGAGAGATTCAGGCCTGACAAAAGAGGAACTCTGGCCGAAACATGCCAATCTTGAATAACGAGAAATACAATTAAATAAATATTAAAATTTTATATTATGACTAAGTTACAAGTAGCGATTGACTTATTGACTACAGAAGCAGCCCTTGATTTGGCTGCAAAAGTATCACCTTATGTGGATATCATCGAGCTGGGAACACCTTTAATCAAAGCTGAAGGTCTAAAAGTGATCACCGCAATGAAATCCGCGCATCCCGATAAATTGGTCTTTGCGGATCTGAAAACAGCTGATACAGGTGCATTAGAAGCAGAAATGGCATTCAATGCAGGTGCGGATCTGGTAACCGTAATGGGTGCTGTTGATGATTCCACGATCAAAGGTGCGGTAGAAGCAGCAAAAAAAGCCGGTAAAAAAGTAGTAGTTGATACGATCGGTGTAAAAGACCGTGTACAACGTGCCAAAGAAGTTACAGCCTTTGGTGTGGCATTTGTTGAATTGCATGCTGGCCTTGATGAACAAGCGCAGCCGG
Coding sequences:
- the hxlB gene encoding 6-phospho-3-hexuloisomerase, encoding MEENSSINNLNIILDEIKAISSVLNPVSLQTLEDNLKKADRIFFAGAGRTGLALKMAAMRFMHLGLNVYVVGETTTPAILKDDLLLVGSGSGSTPTLVIAAEKAKKQHATVIGITADSNSKIASLSDHVVLVNAAVKTDFGESASRQYAGSLFEQSVLLVLDAVFMTLWRDSGLTKEELWPKHANLE
- the hxlA gene encoding 3-hexulose-6-phosphate synthase translates to MTKLQVAIDLLTTEAALDLAAKVSPYVDIIELGTPLIKAEGLKVITAMKSAHPDKLVFADLKTADTGALEAEMAFNAGADLVTVMGAVDDSTIKGAVEAAKKAGKKVVVDTIGVKDRVQRAKEVTAFGVAFVELHAGLDEQAQPGYNVQKLIGEGREAQVPFSIAGGVNLDTIKDVVAAGAAVAVAGGAIYGAQDPAAAAKALKEAITA